ATATCAATATTCATCATCTCAGGATGTTCAAATACAGCTTCAAATGAAAATGTATACTCTGGAACAATTGAATCAACAACGGTAAACGTTCAATCAGAAATTTCTGGGCGCATATTAGATTTATACGTTAGCACCGGTGAACAAGTTAAAAAGGGAGACAAGATAGCTTTGCTTGATGTCAGCCAATATGAAGAACAAGCTAAAGAAGCAAAAGCAGCTCTTGATATGGCAAAATTAAATTATGAACAAATCAAAAATGGACCCAAAGAACAGGCAGATATTGCAAATCTCAAGGTAGAGCAAGCTCAAGCAGCCTATGATCTATCTAATCTAATGGTTAAAAAAGGCGTGATAACATCTCCTATTAGCGGTACTATTATAGACACATATTTTAATGCAGGTGAAATCATAACTCCAGGCGGTAATATAGCTGAAATATCTGATCTAAGCAATCTTTGGATTAAAATATACGTCCCAGAAAAATACTTGTACAAAGTATCCCTTAATAAAGATGTTGCCATAAGCGTAAACTTCATTAATAAGAAAATAAGCGGTAAAGTCGTGTACATTTCTCCAAATGGTGAATTTACACCCAAAAATGCTACTACAGAGTCTTCAAAAGAGGACATCGTATATGAGGTAAAAATACAAATAAAAGACAATGTTAAAGAATTAAAGCCTGGAATGCTGGCAGATGTGACTATATGATGAAGGTGATAAAATGGACTACGTCATAGAATTAAAAGATTTGACAAAGCGCTTTGGCAACATCACTGCCGTAGATAAGCTTTCAATTAAAGTTCCGTCAGGCAAAATCTTCGGCCTATTAGGCCCAAATGGATCTGGAAAGTCAACAACGATACGAATGATATGTGGAATAATAAAACCCACATCTGGTCACGGCACAGTCCTGGGCTTTGACATTGTAAAAGAAAGTGAAAAGATAAAAAAGTCCATCGGATACATGTCACAGAAATTCAGCCTTTATGAAGATTTAACTGTTAAGGAAAATATGGACTTTTACTCCAGCATATATGGACTTGACAAGAAAGAAAAAGTCAAGAGAGAAAAAATCATAATTGACATGATGGAATTACACAATCGCGAAAATCAGATAGTCGGCACACTGTCTGGCGGCTGGAAACAAAGATTGGCCCTCGGATGTGCCCTTTTGCACAATCCCAAATTCATCATACTTGATGAACCAACATCTGGTGTAGACCCTGTTTCAAGGAGACTTTTCTGGAACACAATAAAAAAACTTACATCAGAGGGGTTATCTGTATTAGTCACAACACACTACATGGAAGAAGCTCAAGAAAGCGATTTTGTCGCATTCATGTTTAACGGCCATCTTTTGACGTTTGGCACACCTTCAGAAATCGTCAGAGAAAACAATTCAAACAACCTTGAAGATGTCTTTATAAAATACGTCAATGAGCATGGCGGTATGGACAAATTGTAATGAAAGGATAGTGGCTATGAGTATTTCAAGGCTTTTTGCCATAATAAAAAAGGAATTTATACAGATAAAGAGAGATAAGCCAAGTTTAGTCATATCAATAGTAATGCCTCTTGCTATGCTTTTTCTCTTCGGATACGCCGTCTCTACAGAAGTAGATCATATACCAATGGCAGTATTCGATCAAAGCAAGACGCAAGAAAGCCGGGATTTCATAAATGCATATAGAAATTCACTGTACTTCAACCCTGAATATTATGTAGATAATATTGATGAGCTCAACAATCTCATTGATACAGGAAAAGTAAAGGCGGGACTTATCATTCCGCCAGATTTCTCACAATATAAAAACAAGATGACAAACGTACTACTTAAAATTGACGGTTCCGATCCCACAACAGCACGGACTGCACTATCCAGCGGTATAATGGTGGCCCAGTACTTCTCAAACAAAAATACAGAGGAAGAATTGTCTAAGAAAGGTATGCACATACCTAATATAGGCATAGACTTAAGTACAAAAGTCGAATACAACCCTGATTTAAACACATTGACATTTACCATACCTGGACTTTTAGGATTAGTAATGCAGAACATAACGATAATATTGACGGCTTTTGCCTTAGTAAGGGAAAAAGAAAAAGGCACAATGGAACAACTTATTGTGACGCCTATAAAGTCAGTAGAGCTTATGATAGGAAAATTGATACCATATATTCTAATCGGATATACAGATTTTCTAATGGTTCTTGCCTTAAGCATTTATTGGTTCCGCGTTCCTGTAAATGGCAGCATATTTTTACTGCTTCTTTTAGGCTTTGACTTTATAATATGCGCTCTCGCTATAGGTATGCTTATATCAACAGCAGCAAAGACTCAAACGCAGGCAATGCAAGGCGCTTTCATGGTGCTTTTGCCTACAATAATTTTATCAGGGTTCATATTTCCAAGAGAACAAATGCCTTCTGTCATAAGAGCTATAAGTGACGTCATTCCACTCACATATTTTCTCGACATATTGAGGGGAATCATAATAAAAGGAATAAGCGCAAACATATTATTAAACCAAATCATAATTATGACATCAATGGGATTTGCATTGCTCTTAATCGCCGTACTAAGATTCAGAAAGAGGCTTGACTGACTCTTGATTATTTCAAATTTAGATATAGACAATCTTATTTTTGTATGTTATAATTTTTGTAGTTTAATAAGACCCTTTAAAATTAGTCCAGTGAGGCTAAAAAGGAGGAACGATATTGCTGCATATCTATATGTTTGTCCTCCTTGAGAGGGTTTTTTTATGCCAAAAATTAAAGGAGGAATCGTCATGAAAAACAAATTTTACGGTATACAAGATGTACCGCCTATCAATGAAGCTGTTCCGCTGTCCTTTCAACATGTCTTTGCAATGTTTGGCGCAACAATACTGGTACCTCTTTTGACAGGATTAGACCCTGCCGTAACGTTGTTTACATCAGGTCTTGGTACATTAATATTTCACTTAATGACAAAAGGAAAAGTTCCTGCATATTTAGGTTCATCATTCGCATTTATCGCTCCTATAATAGCAGCGACAAAAGCTTACGGCGTAAGAGGCGCTTTCACCGGCATGATAGCCGCGGGGCTTGTGTACGTGGCAGTTTTCATAATAATAAGCTTAACCGGCATCGATTGGATTGAAAGGATTCTTCCCTCTATAGTAGTAGGTCCTGTTGTAATGATCATTGGCTTAAGCTTGGCACCTACAGCGATACAAGAAGCACAAAAGGACTTGCCTACGGCTTTAGTTACAGCCGCACTTGTAATAATATTCAGCATGTTTGGAAAAGGATTCATGAAAGTTATACCAATTTTATTAGGAACTATCGGTGGTTATATATTCGCCATATTCAGAGGTCTTGTAGATTTCTCTCCTGTCGCTAAAGCTTCGTGGATTGCTGTACCGAAATTTTCATTCCTTATCGGTCATTCACCAGTGCTTGCATGGGGTGCTGTGACACTTATTGCACCTTTAGCATTAGTTGCAATAATCGAAGATCTAGGTCATGTCCTTGTAATAGGAAATATAGTCGATAAGGATTTGATAAAAGATCCAGGTTTTCATAGAGTCATGCTTGGAAATGGCTTAGCAACGTCAATAGCTGCACTGTTTGGCGGTCCACCAAGCACGACGTATGGAGAAAATATCGGTGTTTTAGCCATGACAAAAGTATACAGCTCAAGAGTCATAGAAGGTGCTGCTGTCATAGCGATACTTTTAAGCTTTATTCAAAAGATAGGCGCACTTATACAGGTTATACCACAAGCAGTAATGGGTGGTGTCACCATAATCCTATTTGGAATGATTGCAGCCGCAGGTATAAGAACATTAGTAGAAAATAAGGTTGACTTTTCTGACAGCAGAAATTTGATAATAGCATCAGTAATCTTAACTCTCGGTGTCGGCGGCATCAAAATAGGATCAGGAAATTTCGTGTTTGAAGGCGTCGGTCCTGCAACACTAGCAGGTATAATCTTAAATTTAGTTCTTCCTAAAATCAAACTTACAAAACCAGAAGGCGAAAAATCGAAAGTAAAAAACGACAGCGTCATCACACAAGCGTAAAAAAAAAGACTGCTGCAAGACTACGCTAATATAGCTTGCAGCAGTCTTTTTTTTAAACTTTTTTGCTTGTAGTGCTAAGCCCCTTTAGATTTAATACGTAGTTCATCTCAAACACAGCAGCTTCAATTAATTTGTCTATTTCTTCATCCGTCAGCTTGTTTCCCACTATTTTCTTTATTAGGTTTACCGCTTCTGCTTTTTTATCAGCACCATTTCCCGCACCAAATTCCTGCTCTACTCCTCTTACAATCATTTTCGCTATCTCGAAATACCTTTTTGTCTTTTCAGTGCCTATCTTTGAATACAAATAATTTATGACATAGCCTAATGTAGCAAGTATCACCAATTGCAGCCCTGCTGTCAATATAGTCATGATTAGGTCTTTCATTTTCTTTAACCCCCTATAATTTTTAATAATGCACCTGCAATATCTTTCCACTTTACATAACTTTCAGGATCGTAATAATCAGAGATTATACCCATTTGATGAAGTTTTTCTATATCACTGGAACCATTTGTCTGCTTTAAACCTATAGTATTTAATATTCCATTTGAAATAGATATAGCGTACATGTTCTGCTTATTTAATAAAAGGTCTAAATCATCCTTATTTGTTATAAACCCTAATTCAACTAATATTGATGGCATATTTGTATGATGTAATACATAGAAGTTAGCTGTTTTTACACCTCTATCTGCTGTTTTTAAATTTGTCACAATAGCTTGCTGCACGCTTTTTGCCAATTTTGCTCCGGAAGTGCTTCCAGGATATGAATAAGTTTCTGTCCCCTTCGCAGAAGAATCTTTAAAGCTGTTACAGTGAATTGAAACAAAGTAATCTGCATTGTTTTTATTGGCAATATCGCACCTTTCGCTAAGCCCCAACGTTATATCTTTATCCCTTGTCAAAATTACATCTACATTGTTTGCTTCTAAAACGTCCCTCAATTTAAGAGATACGCTTAAGTTTATATCTTTTTCAAAATAGCCATATCCTATAGCACCACTGTCAGAACCGCCATGGCCAGGATCTACAACTATTAACAATTATTCATCACCTCCTATTGTATTTGCCTCTCCTTATAATATGTTTTTCTCAAAAAAAATTTATATAGAAAACATAAAAAAAACGGATGTATATTTTGTGTATACACCCGATAATAACTATTTTTTAAGCTACGATAATGAGTTTTTGGTAATTTTGTATTATGTTATATATTCTTTCTTCCTCTTTAATAATCCTATTGCTATCATAGTCATAGGCATAGCACGCACCATTTACGGCCTTTGTAGTCAGCATGCCACTTGCGCTTTTATTTCCTTTAAGATGCGGTGCGTCTAAAATTCCCAATTTTATCGCCAATGATAGTGTATGTGGATCTGACAGCGGATCACTGCATAGTGTATTAAGATCCTTTATGGCATTGATTATTACCATCGCATCATTTATTAGTTCCTCTTTCCTCTTTAAAACATCTAAATCTTGAGTAAAATCAAACATGCCAGATAAGGTATTTTTTATTACAGCTTTTACAATCTTCACACTTTCTATTATATCATCTGGCGTAGCAGCATGATGTGCTTCACAAAAACCTACAACATGATATATGTGAGGCTTTATCGCCATGGAAAGATATGCGCTGGAAGCAAGCTGCCCTTTTGCCTCAAAAAGATCCTGCGGCATGCTTGCAAGCCCTGCCCTCGCCTGTCTAAATACCCTAAAGTTATCATCCTGAAGGCTTTCAACAAGTTCTATAGATGCCAGCATTTTAGCAAGGTCCATTTTAGGAGATGTAGCCGGCGGAACGTTAAACATAAACTGTGCTATATATGTCTTTACACCCATTCTCTTAGCATTGTACGCTGCAAGATAGCTTGCCGCCACATAAATGGCATCATGTGCATCTCTAAGCCCCCAGTGATGTGCTTCATTTACCTCAACGGGTATGTTTCTGTCGCCGTGCCACTTCATCAGCATCTGGTTCTCTCTAATGGATTCTTCTACTTCTCTTGGTCCCCTGCCATCTAGTACATTGTACCAGCAAAGGGGTATAGCTGCCCAGGCATTGTTTATCGTGTCTTTTAACACTTTTGCCATTTTAAAGACATCATTCGTTCCACTGTAACATCTAAGCAGCGGATAATTTCCACGCCTTGACTCATCGTAAAGTCTTTTGAATTCTTCTTCAGTCCTTATAGGCACACCACCTGCCCCATCAAGCGATGCTTTATACTTTTTATCAAAAAAGTGCTCTTGCGTATTTTGATCAGGGGCTATAGATATCACATCGAGAATTTTTTCTTCCGCAATCCTCCTTACACCTTTAAGCGTATCATCATACGAAGGCAACCCAAAGTGATGCCTTATTATAGGATAAGGATAGCTTTTCTCAATCCTTTCAACCACATCTTTACCATATTCTATTTCGCTATGTGAAGCTTTCTCTCCTCTTAGGTATGAAATTGTGTACTCATCACCAAAAGTTCCATCAAAAATTTCCTCAAATATTCCTGACTCTTTTGCAACTAAGCAATTGGGCTCTGTGCCTCCAAATATCCATCTAATATTGTTCAAACCATATTTTCGTATTTTATCTTTAAGCTCATTCAATATGATTTTCAGTGTTTCTGGAGTCAGTCTATAACTTACACCTACTATATCAGGTTTCTTTAAAGTCACTGTATCTACCAACTTATCAATAGATGTAGCAGGACCTAAAAAATCCACTTTATACCCTTCCTGCTCTGCCATATTTAAAAATCTATATACTCCCGCAACATGGACGTCATTTTCTATAGAAGCTGCAATAATATATTTTTTCATGCGACAGTGATCTCCTCCTTTAACCCCTCTATCATTTCCTTTATTTCTTCTACGCTTTTCCCTTCCAATCCCAGTTTCCCTACTGTGCGCCCGATTTTCCAATAGTTCACCTCATGCATACACGATGCCAAATGAATTATGGAATCTATAGTATAAGTAGGAATGCCTAATTGTTTGCCAATCGATGAAATAGGCACCAAGCTCATTGGCACATCTTCAAAAATGTACCTACTATTAAGATTTTTTGGCGCAAGCAAGCCTCTATAAGCATCTGTCTTTTGAATCGCATCATACAGATTGTCTGCAATAACGCCGTATGCATCTTTAAGCCAATCAAGCGCTGTAACAGCATTGACACCTAAAGCGTGGGCAACTGCTATTCTCTCTCTGTCCATTCTTTCCAATATTTTAGCAACTGATGGCGATATCCCTTCCAAATAATATTGAAAATCACCTTCTGTAGTCTCTATTCTTGCAGAGTTCAAAAGTGTAGGCGCTGGATGAAAGATAGAGCCTATATTATTCAAGCTGGTCTCTAAAACATTTTCAGCAGGTACTATCTGCGAATAAGCCAATCTCAATAAATCAACAACATAATCAGCCTTCCAAGCCGGTATAGATGCCAGTGAAACCACATCTTTTATCCTGAAAATTTTTGAAATGCCATTATTCGATCTGCAAGCATATATAAACGTATCAGTCTCTGCTACTACCACATTTATATCGTCTCTAATTTTAACAATGTTATAAAACTCTATAGCGCCAAAAGTTCTTCCCGGATTCAAAACTATTATCTGATCATTTCTTAAGTGTGGTAACATTTCATAAGCTATGTCACTGTGTCCAGACGCAGGAACAGTCACCATGATTATGTCTGCATCTTTTATAGCATCTTCCATATCGTCAGTGACCATATTAAGCTTTGCAAATCCATCTACAACGCCTTCAAGATGAATACCACCATTATTTAAGATAGAAGCTAATTTTTCACGAGATCTGTTATACAAATTGACTGTAAAACCCTTTAGCGAAAGATGTGCTGCCATCGCCTGCCCACCATTGCCAGCACCAATGACAGAAAAAATAGGTAATCTCATTTAAAAACCTCCTTCTATTTTAGGGTATTAAAAAAGCCATAGAGAAAATCTATAGCTGAAACCCGGCAACTAATAGAAGGTAGTTGTACCAAATATATTCATGCTACTTCCTCCTCTTTCAACGCTTACGAGGTTAGCTGACGGGTTAGGGTCGAAAGATAACCCCTCCATACAAATGGATTCACCCCAAAATTGGTTTCCCCGCTTCATACGAATTCAGCGTTATAGCATATTATTAAATTAATTAAATTATACCATAGCAAAATTCCATTTGCAAATATATTAAAAAAATGTAAATTTTGTAACAAAACTGTGTCTAAATTTATAAACACTCTGGTTGCAGTGGGCGGTTATTTTTCTGTTAAAACTAAGAATTGCTATGAGTGAAATATATGATCTGCTTCTTAACCAATAACTTTCCAAATAAAATTCTCTTTTTACATCTATTTGCGATACCATCTCAAATAACATTAAAATAATCGAATCATTATGTTTACCAGAAGATCTATCAGAAGAAATTTTGAAGTAGAATGAAATACATCTTTCATGCTTTTAGAGTTCAGTCTAACAGTATGCTTAAAAAATATTTTTTATCTTCTCTGATATTTGTTTGATAACAGCAATTGATAGAAGCAAATTATTGCCTCTATAAAAATAAAAGCACTCCTGCAAAATAAGCAGAGGTGCGCTATAAATTCAGATTTTTTTCTTGAGCAAATCGAAAATAAAAAATCCACACTGCTTTCATAATCCTATAAATTCCTTGCTAATTCTTCTAAAAGTTGAGAAGTGGCGCTTAATTCTTCTATGGATGAACTAATTTCTTCAAAAGCAGTAGCTTGTGTCTCAAAAAATGAACTTGATGCATTTATTTTGTCAGAAATACTTTTAATAGATTCCTGTATTTTTTCCAATATTGAGTCTATTCTACTTATTGATTCACTGCTGCTATTAGATAGCTTTCGTATCTCTTCAGCAACTACAGTAAAGCCCTTACCTTTTTCACCAGCTCTTGCGGCCTCAATGGCTGCGTTCAATCCCAATAAATTAGTTTGTTTAGAAATATTCTGAACAAATTTTAAAATATCATCAGTGCCCTTTGTATTTTCAATAGCTTTATTTACTTCTTCCAATATCTTAGTATTAGAATTAACCACAATTTCGACTCCAGAGGAAACCTCTTGAATGGCCGAAGATATTTGCTCAAGCGATGATGCAAGATTTTCGGATAGTGATAATACTTTGTGTCTTTTTTCTAAACTTTTCCCCATAAGTAAAACCCCAATTACAGTATCATCGTAGTCTTTTATAGGGATAGCATATGACTTAAACGGCACTCCATACACTTCTTTCGGTACATCTTTTATAATGTAGTTTCCAGTTCTAATGGCTTCAAAAGCTGCACCACCTTCTGGAATTGCATCACCTACTTTTGCATTAATAGGAAGCTCATCACAATTTTTTATCTCCAAATATTTTTCTCTATCTACAATGGCAAAAGATACACTGTCCTCAAAAAGTAATGGTAAAAAAGTTGTTAACTTATTAAAAAACTCAAGCATTTCATCTTTAGATACAGTTATCAATTTTAGTCCTCCTTAATTCGTTAATTTTTTAACTTCTCATAAAGCGCTATAATAAATTATATAGAATTAACGACTTTTGTCAAATTTAGCTAATATTTTTCGATCCCTCATAGGTAAGCTAAAAACATTTATTCACATCTTTTGTAAAATTGTAAAATTACTTTCTTTTTATGTAAATTAGGCCAATATCAATCAATCATTCTTGATAATTTTAAACATCCCACCTTCCTATAAACCTTAAAAGTAATTTCTAAAATGTCTCGATATCCTGTGCTTTTTGCCTTATCCAATGCAAACGACAAATTTAACTTTATATAAATATATTCTGCATAATTCCTCTAATTCCTTCTTTGTAAATTAAATAAAAAAACAATTGATTACTATTAGTCACTTTCATCATCAAATATGTCAAAATTTTATTGTAATCTACACCGAATAATATGGCATAAAGGTATTGACTAATAGTCTTTTATGTAATATAATTAATGATGTCGCTGGTTGATGTGATTGCCGGAGTGGCGGAACTGGCAGACGCACAGGACTTAAAATCCTGCGGGCCTTTAAAGCCCGTACCGGTTCGATTCCGGTCTCCGGCACCAATTGAATAGTACATCGCGGGGTGGAGCAGTTGGCAGCTCGTCGGGCTCATAACCCGGAGGTCGCAGGTTCAAGTCCTGCCCCCGCAACCAAACATGGCGGCGTAGCTCAGTTGGCTAGAGCATGCGGTTCATACCCGCAGTGTCGGTGGTTCGACTCCACTCGCCGCTACTTCCAAAGAACGGAAATCATCACCTATCCCGAAATAGAATTCACATTTTATTTCAGTTGGATAAACGGTGATTTTTTTATATATTTTTTCAGCACTTCCTTTATTTTTTTGGATCGCTTAAAGAATTAATTACCTCTCTATCTGCATTGAATATTTTCATGATTATTTCAGGAGTAATAAAACTTGTTTCTTTCTTCCTTTCTATTTCGGAAAGACTATAGAGAATTTCGTTTTTCTTTTCTTCAAGCTCTCTCATTTTTTCTTTCATGATTGGTTGGTACATGCCTTCGGCAATAGCATCAACAATGTTTTTTATTTGTGACTCTATTTTATTATAATTCTTCTTTAATGCTGTTATTTTTTCAAGTTTTTCTTTATTAAGCTTTTGATTTTCTTCGTTTAAAAGTTTTGCTAATATTGGTGCTACTTCTGGATCAAATATCTTCTTATTTAATTCTTCTACAATAAAAACTTCTAATCTGTCTTTGTTTATATCTTTATTTGTACATTGCTTTGTTCTATCTTTTTTATTACACCTATATATAACATATTTTCCACGGCTTAAGCATCCAACCATTTTAGAACCGCATATACCGCTTGGCAAAACGGTCCAACTTATGTACTATCACCGCTTCAAATATACCTATTTCACTGTCTTTAATCATTTGAAGAAATTGTGGTCTATCGTCGGTTGTTGCTGATTTAGCTTCATCAGCATAGATCTTTACAATTTCAATATTATTTTTTTCTGCATATTCTTTAATTGCTCTTAATTGAGCATCGATACTTTCTTCTCTTTGATTATCTGAACTAAATCTGCAATATGCCGCTGCTTTCATTGAAAACCTCCTTTCAAAAAGTATTTTAGTTGTAAATCACATTATATAATAATTTTATAAAATTAGCTATAGATAAAAGACATCACAATAGTGTAACATAGCAAAAATGCAAAAGTATTCAGCAAAGCATTAGGACATAATACAAAAAAAGGTATCGATTCTTTATCGATACCATGAAATTTTCGAAAACCAATTTATCCTAATTCATCAATTTTTTTATCTCATCTTTTGATAATTCTGTAATTTCTGCTATTCTGTCGATGTCCATACCTTCTTTTAACAACTTCTTTGCTATTTTTATGCTTCTTTCTTTTTCGCCTTTTTCAATTCCTTTTTCTATGCCTTTTTCTATTATCATTTTGTACGTTTCAGACTCTTCAATCCTAAACATCCTTATCACCTCCGAAAAAACTTTCTCGATAACTTCTCTTTTATAAACTATACCTGATAATATCTCTGCCTTAAACGTTATGTCTTTCTTTTTGTTTATGTCTAATGGAATGTCTTTTATAGCCTCAACACATCTTTCCAGATATTTTTCTCCTTCTTCTTTCCTTCTATTTTGATCCATCAATGGTAGAAGCGAATACAAATCATAATAGTCTGTTCCTACAACATCAGTATATTTTATGTCATTATCTCCAAGTAATATCATAACATCCTACAAGGCATTTTTTATCATATGATCGAATCTCTATATTGCAAAAAAATACAACTTTCACCACCAACACCTATTAACACCATTCATATATAATTTTTATTTTTCTTAGCGTCAAATGTACAATTATCAATACTCTAAAATCATATCTCTTTTAGTATTATTTGCTGTAACGAAATAAATGTTGGCCACACCGTTCCTGGAGGTAATGTATATTGTACTAAATTAGGTCCTATATTTTTTACATTGACTACATATTTTTTTAGGTCCACTAATAATACAGGATTATGTAATTTATCATCATATAATTTTTTACACTTTATCCCTTTGCTTTTATAATGTTTAATTAATGCATCAAGTAGATCGTCCATATTATAATATACATCATCTAGTTCCAATATAATTTTGTTTTTATTAAGCATTTTATTACTCACTCCTTTCAAATAATTATAAACTTGTGTATATCTTAGAAGCCAATTTTAGCTATTTTTAGGATATGCTTTTTTTCTTTTCATTCTAAAAAATCTTCGTAAAAATAGTAGTTAACTAAATCATATTCTCATATATACGCTTTCTGTTTTAAAAGAACTAACCTAAGTTCTTTAATATCAACATCACACACTTTCTTCCCATTTTTAACAGCCACATACGCTGCAGTTCCAGCAGCTTGACCAGTTGCCATAGCAATTGGAGAAACTCTTATTGCTGCATTTGCCTCATGTGTTGATGATATGCATCTACCTGATACTAAAAGATTATTTACCTTTTTACTGTAAAGACTTCTAAATGGTATTTCATACGTATTATCTTTTTCCAAACTCATATATGTCGTTTTGTCACCATCCGGTGAATGTATATCAATGGGATATCCACCAATTGCTATACAATCATCAAAATGTTTGCTAGTTATTAGATCTTCTGCTGTTAGTACATATTCACCAATAATTTTTCTCGTTTCTCTAACTCCAATTTGTGGTCCAGTCGAAATAAGATATGCTTTTTGAAATCCAGGTATATGCTTTTTCATGAAATTATAAACTTCAAAAGCCTGCTCTCGTCCATACATCTCACCCTTTGTAAGA
The nucleotide sequence above comes from Thermoanaerobacterium sp. PSU-2. Encoded proteins:
- a CDS encoding efflux RND transporter periplasmic adaptor subunit, whose amino-acid sequence is MKRLMVFIALLVISIFIISGCSNTASNENVYSGTIESTTVNVQSEISGRILDLYVSTGEQVKKGDKIALLDVSQYEEQAKEAKAALDMAKLNYEQIKNGPKEQADIANLKVEQAQAAYDLSNLMVKKGVITSPISGTIIDTYFNAGEIITPGGNIAEISDLSNLWIKIYVPEKYLYKVSLNKDVAISVNFINKKISGKVVYISPNGEFTPKNATTESSKEDIVYEVKIQIKDNVKELKPGMLADVTI
- a CDS encoding ABC transporter ATP-binding protein, with product MDYVIELKDLTKRFGNITAVDKLSIKVPSGKIFGLLGPNGSGKSTTIRMICGIIKPTSGHGTVLGFDIVKESEKIKKSIGYMSQKFSLYEDLTVKENMDFYSSIYGLDKKEKVKREKIIIDMMELHNRENQIVGTLSGGWKQRLALGCALLHNPKFIILDEPTSGVDPVSRRLFWNTIKKLTSEGLSVLVTTHYMEEAQESDFVAFMFNGHLLTFGTPSEIVRENNSNNLEDVFIKYVNEHGGMDKL
- a CDS encoding ABC transporter permease, with product MSISRLFAIIKKEFIQIKRDKPSLVISIVMPLAMLFLFGYAVSTEVDHIPMAVFDQSKTQESRDFINAYRNSLYFNPEYYVDNIDELNNLIDTGKVKAGLIIPPDFSQYKNKMTNVLLKIDGSDPTTARTALSSGIMVAQYFSNKNTEEELSKKGMHIPNIGIDLSTKVEYNPDLNTLTFTIPGLLGLVMQNITIILTAFALVREKEKGTMEQLIVTPIKSVELMIGKLIPYILIGYTDFLMVLALSIYWFRVPVNGSIFLLLLLGFDFIICALAIGMLISTAAKTQTQAMQGAFMVLLPTIILSGFIFPREQMPSVIRAISDVIPLTYFLDILRGIIIKGISANILLNQIIIMTSMGFALLLIAVLRFRKRLD
- a CDS encoding solute carrier family 23 protein, yielding MKNKFYGIQDVPPINEAVPLSFQHVFAMFGATILVPLLTGLDPAVTLFTSGLGTLIFHLMTKGKVPAYLGSSFAFIAPIIAATKAYGVRGAFTGMIAAGLVYVAVFIIISLTGIDWIERILPSIVVGPVVMIIGLSLAPTAIQEAQKDLPTALVTAALVIIFSMFGKGFMKVIPILLGTIGGYIFAIFRGLVDFSPVAKASWIAVPKFSFLIGHSPVLAWGAVTLIAPLALVAIIEDLGHVLVIGNIVDKDLIKDPGFHRVMLGNGLATSIAALFGGPPSTTYGENIGVLAMTKVYSSRVIEGAAVIAILLSFIQKIGALIQVIPQAVMGGVTIILFGMIAAAGIRTLVENKVDFSDSRNLIIASVILTLGVGGIKIGSGNFVFEGVGPATLAGIILNLVLPKIKLTKPEGEKSKVKNDSVITQA
- a CDS encoding phage holin encodes the protein MKDLIMTILTAGLQLVILATLGYVINYLYSKIGTEKTKRYFEIAKMIVRGVEQEFGAGNGADKKAEAVNLIKKIVGNKLTDEEIDKLIEAAVFEMNYVLNLKGLSTTSKKV
- a CDS encoding N-acetylmuramoyl-L-alanine amidase, whose translation is MLIVVDPGHGGSDSGAIGYGYFEKDINLSVSLKLRDVLEANNVDVILTRDKDITLGLSERCDIANKNNADYFVSIHCNSFKDSSAKGTETYSYPGSTSGAKLAKSVQQAIVTNLKTADRGVKTANFYVLHHTNMPSILVELGFITNKDDLDLLLNKQNMYAISISNGILNTIGLKQTNGSSDIEKLHQMGIISDYYDPESYVKWKDIAGALLKIIGG
- a CDS encoding cobalamin B12-binding domain-containing protein, producing the protein MKKYIIAASIENDVHVAGVYRFLNMAEQEGYKVDFLGPATSIDKLVDTVTLKKPDIVGVSYRLTPETLKIILNELKDKIRKYGLNNIRWIFGGTEPNCLVAKESGIFEEIFDGTFGDEYTISYLRGEKASHSEIEYGKDVVERIEKSYPYPIIRHHFGLPSYDDTLKGVRRIAEEKILDVISIAPDQNTQEHFFDKKYKASLDGAGGVPIRTEEEFKRLYDESRRGNYPLLRCYSGTNDVFKMAKVLKDTINNAWAAIPLCWYNVLDGRGPREVEESIRENQMLMKWHGDRNIPVEVNEAHHWGLRDAHDAIYVAASYLAAYNAKRMGVKTYIAQFMFNVPPATSPKMDLAKMLASIELVESLQDDNFRVFRQARAGLASMPQDLFEAKGQLASSAYLSMAIKPHIYHVVGFCEAHHAATPDDIIESVKIVKAVIKNTLSGMFDFTQDLDVLKRKEELINDAMVIINAIKDLNTLCSDPLSDPHTLSLAIKLGILDAPHLKGNKSASGMLTTKAVNGACYAYDYDSNRIIKEEERIYNIIQNYQKLIIVA
- a CDS encoding NAD/NADP-dependent octopine/nopaline dehydrogenase family protein — encoded protein: MRLPIFSVIGAGNGGQAMAAHLSLKGFTVNLYNRSREKLASILNNGGIHLEGVVDGFAKLNMVTDDMEDAIKDADIIMVTVPASGHSDIAYEMLPHLRNDQIIVLNPGRTFGAIEFYNIVKIRDDINVVVAETDTFIYACRSNNGISKIFRIKDVVSLASIPAWKADYVVDLLRLAYSQIVPAENVLETSLNNIGSIFHPAPTLLNSARIETTEGDFQYYLEGISPSVAKILERMDRERIAVAHALGVNAVTALDWLKDAYGVIADNLYDAIQKTDAYRGLLAPKNLNSRYIFEDVPMSLVPISSIGKQLGIPTYTIDSIIHLASCMHEVNYWKIGRTVGKLGLEGKSVEEIKEMIEGLKEEITVA